From one Pirellulales bacterium genomic stretch:
- a CDS encoding DUF1559 domain-containing protein, with the protein MRTEKAAGFTLVELLVVITIIGILMSLLLPAVQSARESARIAQCENNLHQIGIAAQLHVQTLDYFPCAGWFWTWAGDPDQGTGLNQPGGFFYNILPYIDQKNLWQLGAGTAQLSSTKNAAIEQAATTLLSVYNCSSRRPLQLWPFVNGTSFVNMTRPASLARCDYAANGGDAGLPIYNPGPPNYADGQSLPWWQSFLGSNIPANYSGICEPACLIRASAVHTGMSNLLLAGERYINPDNYFNGTDSGDDQGWDMGYDLDTNRWAGTSFAPMQDTPGYDSYENFGSAHPSGFAAVFCDGSVHKLSYAIDPTTIGHMANRNSTMAIDPTKVQ; encoded by the coding sequence ATGAGAACGGAAAAAGCCGCGGGCTTTACGTTGGTCGAACTGCTCGTAGTGATCACGATCATTGGCATCCTGATGTCGCTATTGCTGCCTGCCGTGCAATCGGCGCGCGAGTCGGCCCGAATCGCGCAGTGCGAGAACAACCTGCACCAGATTGGGATCGCGGCCCAGTTGCACGTGCAAACGCTCGATTATTTCCCCTGCGCGGGCTGGTTTTGGACCTGGGCCGGCGATCCCGATCAAGGCACGGGGCTGAATCAGCCGGGCGGGTTCTTCTACAACATTCTTCCCTACATCGACCAGAAAAATCTCTGGCAATTGGGGGCCGGAACCGCGCAATTAAGCTCGACGAAGAACGCCGCGATCGAGCAGGCCGCCACCACGCTATTGTCAGTGTACAACTGCTCGAGCCGCCGGCCACTCCAGCTTTGGCCCTTTGTGAACGGCACCAGTTTCGTCAACATGACGCGCCCGGCGAGTCTCGCCCGCTGCGACTACGCGGCCAACGGCGGCGATGCAGGGTTGCCGATCTACAACCCCGGGCCGCCGAACTATGCCGATGGCCAATCCTTACCATGGTGGCAGAGCTTTTTGGGGTCTAACATTCCGGCCAATTATTCGGGCATTTGCGAGCCGGCCTGCCTGATCCGGGCCAGCGCGGTTCACACGGGAATGAGCAACCTGCTTTTGGCCGGCGAGCGATACATCAATCCCGACAATTATTTCAACGGCACCGACTCGGGCGACGACCAAGGCTGGGACATGGGCTACGATCTCGACACGAATCGCTGGGCCGGCACCAGTTTCGCCCCGATGCAAGACACGCCGGGCTACGACAGCTACGAGAATTTTGGCAGCGCCCACCCGAGCGGATTTGCGGCCGTTTTCTGCGATGGCTCGGTGCACAAGCTCAGCTATGCCATCGACCCGACGACGATTGGCCACATGGCTAATCGCAACAGCACGATGGCGATCGACCCGACGAAAGTGCAGTAA
- a CDS encoding sugar transferase, which produces MSTQTDTQFDSLAPSIRLHDGSRRTAEAVAAPYFSLARLRLERNEPIVEPEGNLRAGYRIAKRGFDIAGAIVAIVLLSPVLVTVFVVLSISTWGRPLIRQERVGYLGRRFGMYKFRSMRLDAEKLQHLVKNEHNSGPIFKNRRDPRITRIGRLLRRTSIDEMPQLFNVLFGHMSLVGPRPPLAKEVAHYKAWQRRRLAIPPGLTCLWQVSGRSEIGFDEWVRMDIWYLRNQNLATDLQLLVRTPLCVLSCRGAY; this is translated from the coding sequence ATGAGCACACAAACCGATACGCAATTCGATTCGCTGGCACCATCGATTCGGTTGCACGACGGATCGCGCCGCACAGCGGAAGCAGTCGCTGCGCCGTATTTTTCGTTGGCGCGGCTACGGTTGGAGCGGAACGAGCCGATCGTCGAACCCGAGGGCAATCTGCGTGCGGGCTATCGAATTGCAAAGCGGGGGTTCGATATCGCCGGCGCGATTGTTGCGATTGTGCTGCTTTCGCCGGTGTTGGTCACGGTGTTCGTCGTGCTCTCGATTAGCACCTGGGGGCGGCCCTTGATTCGGCAAGAGCGGGTCGGATATTTGGGACGACGATTCGGCATGTACAAATTTCGCAGCATGCGCCTCGATGCCGAAAAGCTGCAGCATCTCGTCAAGAATGAACACAATTCCGGGCCGATTTTCAAGAACCGCCGCGATCCGCGGATCACGCGCATCGGCCGACTTCTCCGCCGCACGAGCATCGACGAGATGCCGCAATTGTTCAACGTGCTTTTCGGACACATGTCGCTGGTCGGCCCGCGGCCGCCGTTGGCGAAGGAAGTGGCCCACTATAAGGCGTGGCAACGCCGTCGTTTGGCCATCCCGCCGGGGCTGACGTGCCTTTGGCAGGTGAGCGGGCGGTCGGAAATCGGCTTCGACGAGTGGGTGCGGATGGATATCTGGTATTTGCGAAATCAAAACCTGGCCACCGATTTGCAGCTTCTGGTCCGCACGCCCTTGTGCGTGCTGAGCTGCCGCGGAGCGTATTGA
- a CDS encoding S41 family peptidase: MPRRNYLIILAMAVVSFACYGAVDHNRYGRFFAEVINKVDRDYVKPVDKEKLFDAAVNGMLATLDENSKFYEPEDAQSKLLSVIDQQFGGVGIEVSADPATQQIVVRGTIVGSPAYAAHLLVGDRIAGIDGQSIAPDPNRTTGPSLIEQATKLIRGPIGTTVRLELIRAGQAKPVEVTLERAEIRVDSVLGDSRNADDSWNFHLAGHPEIGYVRIRSFGDRTPQELQTALTSIGADKLKGLVLDLRGDPGGRLDAAIDVCSFFIPSGQTVVTTRGRNDRVQEREISHGPAICTDVPMVVLIDSMSASASEIVSACLQDYHRAVICGQRSFGKGTVQRIIPMGGNNSVLKLTTATYWRPSNKNIHRHKGAKDSDEWGVLPDKGFEVKMTDKELDDWLKDRAARDVVHRSQPPAIGDDPHAEAAAAIDPQLQRAVDYLEHKPAEAAPAGTAETKKNAA, translated from the coding sequence ATGCCTCGTCGAAATTATCTGATCATCCTCGCGATGGCGGTTGTGTCGTTTGCCTGCTACGGAGCGGTTGACCACAATCGCTACGGCCGTTTTTTCGCGGAAGTCATCAACAAGGTCGACCGCGATTATGTGAAGCCGGTCGACAAGGAAAAGCTGTTCGATGCCGCAGTGAATGGAATGCTGGCGACGCTCGACGAGAATTCCAAGTTCTACGAACCGGAAGATGCACAATCGAAGTTGCTTTCGGTGATCGATCAACAGTTCGGCGGCGTGGGCATCGAGGTCAGCGCAGATCCGGCGACGCAGCAGATCGTCGTCCGCGGCACGATCGTCGGCTCGCCCGCTTATGCCGCCCACCTGCTGGTCGGCGATCGGATTGCAGGCATCGACGGTCAGTCCATCGCGCCGGATCCAAATCGGACAACCGGGCCATCGCTGATCGAGCAGGCGACAAAGCTGATCCGCGGCCCGATCGGCACGACCGTGCGGCTGGAGTTGATTCGCGCCGGACAGGCCAAGCCGGTCGAAGTGACGCTCGAGCGGGCCGAAATCAGGGTCGATTCGGTGCTTGGCGACAGCCGCAATGCCGACGATTCCTGGAACTTTCACCTCGCGGGCCATCCCGAGATCGGCTACGTGCGAATCCGATCGTTCGGCGATCGCACGCCCCAGGAACTGCAAACCGCGCTCACCTCGATCGGCGCCGACAAGCTGAAGGGGCTCGTGCTCGATCTGCGCGGCGATCCGGGCGGCCGGCTCGATGCGGCCATTGATGTGTGCAGCTTTTTCATCCCGTCCGGGCAAACCGTTGTCACCACGCGCGGCCGCAATGACCGAGTGCAAGAGCGAGAGATCTCGCACGGACCGGCGATCTGCACCGATGTGCCGATGGTGGTGTTGATCGATTCGATGAGCGCCAGCGCGAGCGAAATCGTTTCGGCATGCTTGCAAGACTACCATCGAGCGGTGATTTGCGGCCAGCGCTCGTTCGGCAAGGGAACCGTGCAGCGGATCATTCCGATGGGGGGCAACAACAGTGTGCTCAAGCTGACCACGGCCACGTATTGGCGGCCGAGCAACAAGAACATCCATCGCCACAAGGGCGCCAAGGATTCGGACGAATGGGGTGTGCTACCGGACAAGGGTTTCGAGGTGAAAATGACCGACAAGGAACTCGACGATTGGCTTAAAGACCGCGCTGCCCGGGATGTCGTGCATCGTTCGCAGCCGCCCGCGATCGGCGACGATCCACACGCCGAGGCAGCGGCGGCGATCGATCCGCAATTGCAGCGGGCCGTCGATTATCTCGAGCACAAACCGGCCGAGGCCGCGCCGGCCGGAACGGCCGAGACCAAGAAAAACGCGGCATGA
- a CDS encoding POT family MFS transporter yields the protein MTQPDRYLSKPLPSPNMPGGIPYIVANEAAERFSFYGMSAILTVFLTHYLMGRGGQPAPMSDHDATICFHNFAAAVYFFPVLGAILSDSLLGKYRTILSFSFIYCLGHLALALDDTRLGLVLGLGLIAFGAGGIKPCVSAHVGDQFGRQNQHLLAKVYGWFYFSINLGAFVSQLLTPVLLRRFGPHVAFAVPGLLMLLATIFFWLGRYKFVHVPPGGLRFVREAFSGVGLRAILRLLVIYLFVAVFYALYQQANSEWVLQAEKLNLHWLGHTWEPSQIQAVNGVLILVFIPLFSYIVYPAAGLVFRVTPLRKIAIGLFLMSLTFIVPAKIEAWLAAGQTPSVGWQILAYALLTAAEILVSITCLEFSYTQAPREMKSVIMALYLLSISAGNLLASLVHWTMPNLTGAGYYWFYAGLMAATATIFSAVATGYQEQSFNQAEAT from the coding sequence ATGACGCAACCCGATCGCTATCTGTCGAAGCCGCTCCCCTCGCCGAATATGCCGGGCGGCATTCCCTACATCGTCGCCAACGAAGCGGCCGAGCGGTTTAGCTTCTATGGCATGAGCGCGATCCTCACCGTCTTTCTCACCCACTATCTGATGGGCCGCGGCGGCCAGCCGGCCCCGATGTCGGACCACGACGCCACGATCTGCTTCCACAACTTCGCGGCTGCTGTGTATTTTTTCCCCGTCCTCGGCGCAATTCTCTCCGATAGCTTGCTGGGAAAATATCGCACGATTCTCAGCTTCTCGTTCATCTACTGTCTCGGCCACCTTGCCCTGGCCCTCGACGACACCCGGCTCGGCCTTGTTCTCGGACTGGGACTGATCGCATTCGGCGCGGGCGGAATCAAGCCCTGCGTGTCGGCCCACGTCGGCGATCAGTTCGGCCGACAGAATCAGCATCTGCTCGCGAAGGTGTACGGCTGGTTCTATTTCTCGATCAATCTGGGCGCATTCGTTTCGCAATTGTTGACGCCCGTGCTGCTCAGGCGTTTCGGGCCGCACGTAGCGTTCGCCGTGCCCGGGCTGTTGATGCTGTTGGCGACGATTTTCTTTTGGCTCGGGCGATACAAGTTCGTGCACGTGCCGCCGGGCGGACTGCGATTCGTCCGCGAAGCGTTCAGCGGCGTCGGCCTACGGGCGATTCTTCGGCTGCTGGTGATCTATCTGTTCGTGGCCGTCTTTTACGCCCTTTATCAGCAGGCCAATTCGGAATGGGTGCTGCAGGCGGAGAAGCTGAACCTGCACTGGCTCGGCCACACTTGGGAACCATCGCAGATCCAGGCCGTCAACGGCGTATTGATCCTGGTGTTCATCCCGCTATTTTCGTACATCGTCTACCCGGCCGCGGGCCTGGTGTTCCGAGTCACGCCGCTGCGCAAGATCGCGATCGGCCTGTTCTTGATGAGCCTGACCTTCATCGTTCCGGCGAAGATCGAAGCCTGGCTCGCCGCGGGCCAAACGCCGAGCGTCGGCTGGCAAATCCTGGCCTATGCACTGCTTACCGCGGCCGAGATTCTGGTCTCGATCACCTGCCTGGAGTTTTCATACACGCAGGCCCCGCGCGAAATGAAATCGGTGATCATGGCCTTGTATCTCTTATCAATCTCCGCCGGCAACCTGCTCGCCTCGCTCGTCCACTGGACCATGCCCAACCTCACCGGCGCGGGCTACTACTGGTTCTACGCCGGCTTGATGGCCGCCACCGCAACCATTTTCAGTGCCGTCGCCACAGGCTACCAGGAACAGAGCTTCAATCAGGCGGAGGCGACTTAG
- a CDS encoding thiamine pyrophosphate-binding protein, translating to MRGIDAFLEMLAAAGVRHIFGNPGTTELPLCDAMLADGRLQYILGLQEVPVMAMADGYAMASGKLGVVNVHICAGLGNAMGMLYNSFRSGTPLLLTAGQQDRRLRFEEPILWGDMLGVVRPWTKWAVEVERVEDIPSAMRRAMQTALMPPTGPVFLSIPLDLQTASAEFDTTLSNPPDPQIIPAAAAIERAVDVLLAAKRPGILVGSRVVERGAVQELATVAERLGAAVLSEPGTTHGRLSFPSDHPLYAQGLPLWSPEIRQRLAEFDTLLVVGMDLFRPYLYHEPARAMPEHIRLVHLDEDQYQLGKNYPLAAAIWGSTKGGLAALDAELSRRMTAEQTAAARGRAESLAAAQRRVRESLRREADAQRRLRPMTPLAAMAAVAGVLPKNVAVVEEAVTTTNTTLERLGAIADPSGYFGHRGWALGWGLGCSIGVRLAWPDRPVLALLGDGASLYGIQGLWTAARYRIPVTFVIFNNAQYQILKIGSRMMNLPEAGASRFLGMDITDPEVDFLGLARSLSIAAERVTEPEELAERVATSLAGDRPQLIEVPIARDVQERLTYG from the coding sequence ATGCGCGGCATCGACGCTTTTCTCGAAATGCTCGCCGCCGCCGGCGTTCGCCACATTTTCGGCAATCCGGGCACGACCGAGTTGCCGCTTTGCGATGCCATGCTGGCGGATGGCCGGCTGCAATACATTCTCGGGCTGCAAGAAGTGCCCGTAATGGCCATGGCCGACGGCTATGCGATGGCTTCTGGCAAGCTGGGCGTGGTAAATGTGCATATTTGCGCCGGCTTGGGCAATGCGATGGGGATGCTCTACAACTCGTTTCGCTCCGGCACGCCGCTCTTGCTCACCGCCGGCCAGCAAGATCGCCGCTTGCGATTCGAAGAACCGATTCTGTGGGGCGACATGTTGGGCGTCGTGCGGCCGTGGACGAAATGGGCCGTGGAGGTCGAGCGCGTCGAAGATATTCCCTCGGCCATGCGGCGGGCGATGCAAACCGCGCTCATGCCGCCGACCGGCCCCGTGTTCCTGTCGATCCCGCTCGACTTGCAAACCGCGTCGGCCGAATTCGACACGACGCTATCCAATCCGCCCGATCCCCAAATTATTCCGGCTGCGGCGGCGATCGAGCGAGCAGTCGACGTGTTGCTTGCGGCCAAGCGGCCGGGAATTCTGGTCGGCAGCCGCGTAGTGGAGCGCGGGGCGGTGCAGGAATTGGCGACCGTGGCCGAGCGCCTCGGAGCGGCGGTGCTTTCGGAACCAGGAACGACGCACGGCCGGCTCAGCTTTCCCTCCGACCATCCGCTCTATGCCCAGGGCCTGCCGCTTTGGTCGCCCGAGATACGCCAGCGGCTCGCGGAGTTCGACACGCTGTTGGTCGTCGGCATGGACTTGTTTCGCCCATATCTTTATCACGAGCCGGCCCGCGCGATGCCCGAGCACATTCGCCTCGTGCATCTGGATGAAGATCAATATCAACTCGGGAAGAACTATCCGCTGGCCGCGGCGATTTGGGGCAGCACCAAAGGCGGCCTGGCGGCGCTCGACGCCGAATTGTCGCGCCGCATGACCGCCGAGCAAACCGCTGCCGCCCGAGGCCGGGCCGAATCGCTCGCGGCAGCGCAGCGGCGGGTCCGCGAATCGTTGCGCCGCGAGGCCGATGCGCAGCGGCGATTGCGCCCGATGACGCCGCTGGCGGCAATGGCGGCTGTCGCCGGCGTACTGCCGAAGAACGTCGCGGTCGTCGAAGAAGCAGTCACCACCACCAACACCACGCTCGAACGCTTGGGCGCGATCGCCGATCCCTCGGGCTATTTCGGCCATCGCGGCTGGGCGCTGGGCTGGGGATTGGGCTGCTCGATCGGCGTGCGGTTGGCGTGGCCCGATCGGCCAGTACTGGCCCTACTCGGCGACGGTGCGTCCCTCTACGGAATTCAAGGGCTGTGGACGGCCGCCCGCTATCGCATTCCAGTGACCTTCGTGATTTTCAACAATGCCCAGTACCAGATTCTGAAGATCGGCTCGCGAATGATGAACCTGCCGGAGGCCGGCGCGAGCCGGTTTTTGGGCATGGACATCACGGATCCCGAGGTCGATTTTCTGGGATTGGCCCGATCGCTGAGCATCGCGGCCGAACGAGTGACCGAGCCGGAGGAATTGGCCGAGCGTGTGGCAACCTCGCTGGCCGGCGATCGACCGCAATTGATCGAAGTGCCAATTGCCCGCGACGTGCAGGAGCGATTAACGTATGGGTGA
- a CDS encoding efflux RND transporter periplasmic adaptor subunit, whose protein sequence is MNCRACRACLAIVGLTSILASGCERRSNADAQSVRQVVRFAPAQTRKVTDYAFYNGRTAAVESVNIKARVDGYLNSVDFVSGTEVTKGKQLFKIDPRPYQAAYDEVEGQVQLAQARLGLADADLKRANELFKTPGAISQQDIDTRVAAQKEAVAAVAASKANAESAKLNLEFTSIASPIDGVVDRNRITVGNLVTKDSTLLTTVVSQTPMYVYFDVDEYTMLRVEKLIQEGKVPSHERGKAVPVEMGLSDQGDEYPISGNIDFVSNQLDSGTGTIAVRAVFDNPKLTSADAAADSTGSHRLMRPGLFVRIRLPLGPPYTALVVPQAAVGTDQGLKYLLVVNDKGAVEYRPVIQGAEQADGWQVVVPKKMVQTNEGLRPLEAGETTSEPTVDSLRADDRVVVGGLQQVRPGMIVNAKPIPPGEPMAMPATAGPGPSPADLSPPVPTKTEKQH, encoded by the coding sequence ATGAATTGCCGCGCGTGTCGCGCCTGTTTGGCGATCGTCGGGCTGACATCAATTCTTGCGAGCGGATGCGAGCGGCGATCGAATGCCGATGCCCAGTCGGTTCGGCAGGTCGTGCGATTTGCTCCGGCGCAAACTCGCAAGGTCACCGACTACGCTTTCTATAATGGGCGGACGGCCGCGGTCGAGTCGGTCAACATCAAGGCGCGTGTCGACGGGTATCTCAATTCGGTCGATTTCGTCTCGGGCACGGAAGTGACGAAGGGAAAGCAACTCTTCAAGATCGATCCCCGGCCATACCAGGCAGCTTACGACGAGGTCGAGGGGCAAGTGCAGCTGGCCCAAGCCCGGCTCGGCCTGGCCGACGCCGATTTGAAGCGGGCAAACGAGCTTTTCAAAACGCCCGGCGCGATCAGCCAGCAAGACATCGACACGCGTGTCGCCGCTCAAAAGGAAGCCGTGGCCGCGGTCGCCGCTTCGAAAGCGAATGCCGAATCGGCAAAGCTGAATCTCGAATTCACGAGCATCGCTTCGCCGATCGACGGCGTGGTCGATCGCAATCGGATCACGGTCGGGAATCTCGTGACCAAGGATTCGACGTTGCTGACGACGGTTGTGTCGCAAACGCCGATGTACGTTTATTTCGACGTCGATGAATACACGATGCTTCGCGTCGAAAAGCTAATTCAGGAGGGCAAAGTTCCGTCGCACGAAAGGGGGAAAGCGGTGCCGGTGGAAATGGGCCTTTCCGACCAAGGCGACGAATATCCGATTTCCGGAAACATCGACTTCGTCAGCAATCAACTCGATTCGGGCACCGGCACGATCGCTGTCCGCGCGGTGTTCGACAATCCGAAGTTGACTTCCGCCGATGCTGCCGCCGATTCGACCGGAAGCCATCGTCTGATGCGGCCCGGCTTGTTCGTGCGAATCCGGCTTCCGCTCGGACCGCCGTACACGGCATTGGTCGTTCCGCAAGCGGCCGTCGGCACCGATCAGGGGCTGAAATATCTACTCGTGGTGAACGACAAAGGCGCGGTCGAATATCGCCCGGTGATTCAAGGCGCCGAGCAGGCCGACGGATGGCAGGTGGTCGTTCCCAAAAAGATGGTGCAAACGAACGAGGGCTTGCGGCCCCTCGAAGCCGGCGAGACCACGAGCGAGCCTACGGTCGATAGCCTGCGAGCCGACGATCGGGTCGTGGTCGGCGGACTGCAGCAAGTGCGGCCGGGCATGATCGTCAACGCGAAACCGATTCCGCCCGGCGAGCCGATGGCGATGCCGGCCACGGCGGGCCCGGGCCCGTCGCCCGCCGACCTGTCGCCGCCCGTTCCCACCAAAACCGAGAAACAGCACTAG
- a CDS encoding efflux RND transporter permease subunit, which produces MFSRFFIERPIFAWVVSIVIVLVGGVAAFRLPIAQYPDITPPTVQVSAIYPGANAQVVADSVAAPIEQQVNGVERMMYMSSQCTNDGAYSLTITFELGTDLNMAQVLVQNRVALAMPQLPSQVQVQGVTTKKKSPSILLAVNLISPHHSLDDLYLSNYATIQIKDELLRLPGVGDLSYLGQRDYSMRVWLDPQRMASRNLTASEVVRAVQNQNVQVAAGQIGREPMLPGQQFQFTMSTLGRLLDRSQFENIIIKTGAADATQGDTSSQVVRLRDVARVELGAQQYDQICRLDGQPSVGLAVFQLPGSNALAVANAVKATMETLKKRFPKDLDYRIVYDTTPFIDQSIHEVFKTLGEAILLVAIVVLFFLQDWKAMILPMIDVPVSLVGTFAIMAILGFSLNNLTLFGMVLAIGIVVDDAIVVLENVERQLSFGLDPKTATIRAMDEITGPIIAITLVLCAVFLPSVFMPGVTGQFFRQFALVISSAMVISAINALTLTPSRAVAIFSSEELDEHGHPRREALPWWIFAILGGLISAKLLHDPMMGWLGISMGHDSHGAAASRGMSELLSWLVFAAAALPGLIAGGVLGKIVIRPVNKALARLFGAFNRLFDRLTVFYGQTIARLLRVSAIVMLVYVGLLFLTGWSMNRAPKGFIPTQDQGYLLVNVQLPDSASVQRTKQVMAQIDRIALGSADGKDRTPGVIHTLSIAGQSFLLNANGSNFGSCFVILDDFSKRHTAAEYDEAVAQTLRKRFAAEIDGAQIQVFRAPPIQGLGTAGGFKVQVEQRGYSDLPALQQQCEQLVADAGSDRRLVGLFSMFRAGTPQIFLDIDRSKCQLLGVNVNEVFNTLEVYMGGYFINLFNAFGRTWQVNMMAESRFRNRASDLQQLQVRNAAGQMVPLGTLVKSESVGGPVMVIRYNMYPSAPVVGNPAPGTSSGDVVRIIENKGDQAGIVSEWTEIMYLQLQEGSGAIVVFLVGSALVFFVLAAKYESWKLPMAVILVVPMCLLCSVEGMMLVALPVDIFVQIGFLVLVGLAAKNAILIVEFAAQMAAEGKPVFEATVEAARLRLRPIVMTSLAFILGVVPLMIGEGAGAEMRRSLGTAVFAGMIGVTGFGIILTPIFFYVILRRSPPKPAAADHTKPAGK; this is translated from the coding sequence GTGTTCTCACGCTTCTTCATCGAACGGCCGATCTTCGCCTGGGTGGTGTCGATCGTCATCGTCTTGGTCGGCGGAGTGGCGGCGTTTCGATTGCCGATCGCGCAGTATCCCGATATCACGCCACCGACCGTGCAGGTGTCGGCGATCTATCCCGGCGCGAATGCGCAAGTCGTCGCCGACAGCGTGGCCGCGCCGATCGAGCAGCAAGTCAACGGCGTCGAGCGGATGATGTATATGTCGTCGCAATGCACCAACGACGGCGCGTATTCGCTGACGATCACGTTCGAGCTTGGCACCGATCTCAATATGGCGCAGGTGTTGGTGCAAAACCGCGTGGCGCTTGCCATGCCGCAATTGCCGTCGCAGGTGCAGGTGCAAGGAGTCACGACGAAAAAGAAATCGCCAAGCATTCTCTTGGCGGTAAACCTGATATCGCCACACCACTCGCTCGACGATCTTTACCTTTCGAACTACGCCACGATCCAGATCAAAGACGAATTGCTGCGGCTTCCCGGCGTCGGCGATTTGAGCTATTTGGGCCAGCGCGATTACAGCATGCGAGTGTGGCTCGATCCACAAAGGATGGCCTCGCGCAATCTGACCGCCAGCGAGGTCGTGCGCGCGGTGCAAAACCAAAACGTGCAAGTGGCTGCCGGGCAGATCGGCCGCGAACCGATGCTTCCCGGCCAGCAATTTCAGTTCACGATGAGCACGCTGGGCCGATTGCTGGATCGCTCGCAGTTCGAAAACATCATCATCAAAACCGGCGCTGCCGACGCGACACAAGGCGACACATCCAGCCAAGTGGTTCGGCTCCGCGACGTGGCCCGCGTCGAGCTCGGAGCGCAGCAATACGATCAAATATGCCGGCTCGACGGGCAGCCGTCGGTCGGATTGGCGGTGTTCCAATTGCCCGGCTCGAACGCGCTCGCCGTGGCCAATGCGGTCAAAGCCACGATGGAAACGCTCAAAAAGCGGTTTCCCAAAGACCTCGACTACCGCATCGTTTACGACACAACGCCGTTCATTGACCAATCGATCCACGAAGTGTTCAAGACGCTCGGCGAAGCGATCTTGTTGGTGGCGATCGTGGTGCTGTTCTTCCTGCAAGATTGGAAGGCGATGATTTTGCCGATGATCGACGTGCCCGTCTCGCTGGTGGGCACATTTGCCATCATGGCCATTCTGGGATTCAGCCTGAACAATCTTACGCTGTTCGGCATGGTGCTAGCGATCGGCATCGTGGTCGATGATGCCATTGTCGTGCTGGAAAATGTCGAGCGGCAACTGTCGTTCGGGCTCGACCCAAAAACTGCCACGATCAGGGCCATGGACGAAATCACCGGCCCGATCATCGCCATCACGCTGGTGCTCTGTGCGGTGTTTTTGCCGAGCGTGTTCATGCCGGGCGTGACGGGACAGTTCTTCCGGCAGTTTGCACTGGTGATTTCCTCCGCGATGGTTATCTCGGCGATCAATGCCCTCACGCTAACGCCGTCTCGCGCCGTGGCCATCTTCTCGTCCGAAGAACTCGACGAGCACGGCCATCCGCGGCGCGAGGCGCTTCCCTGGTGGATTTTCGCGATCCTTGGCGGGCTGATCTCGGCGAAGCTACTGCACGATCCGATGATGGGCTGGCTGGGGATTTCGATGGGGCATGACTCGCACGGGGCGGCGGCGTCCCGCGGCATGTCGGAATTGCTCTCGTGGCTAGTTTTCGCAGCCGCCGCGCTGCCGGGACTCATCGCCGGCGGCGTGCTTGGAAAGATCGTGATCCGGCCGGTCAACAAAGCGCTGGCGCGGCTGTTCGGCGCATTCAATCGCCTGTTCGACCGATTGACGGTTTTCTATGGCCAAACGATCGCCCGGCTGTTGCGTGTGTCGGCGATCGTGATGCTGGTGTACGTCGGCTTGCTCTTCCTGACCGGCTGGTCGATGAACCGAGCGCCGAAGGGATTCATTCCGACGCAAGATCAGGGCTACTTGCTCGTGAATGTCCAATTGCCCGACTCGGCTTCGGTGCAGCGAACGAAACAGGTGATGGCGCAAATCGATCGGATCGCGCTCGGCAGCGCCGACGGCAAGGATCGCACGCCCGGCGTGATCCACACGCTGTCGATTGCCGGGCAGTCGTTCTTGCTCAATGCCAATGGATCCAATTTCGGTTCGTGCTTTGTCATCCTCGACGATTTTTCCAAGCGCCACACGGCGGCGGAATACGACGAAGCGGTCGCCCAAACGCTCCGCAAGCGATTCGCCGCCGAGATCGACGGGGCGCAGATTCAAGTGTTTCGCGCTCCGCCGATTCAAGGCCTCGGCACGGCGGGCGGCTTTAAGGTGCAAGTCGAGCAGCGCGGCTATTCCGATTTGCCGGCACTGCAGCAGCAATGCGAACAATTGGTGGCCGATGCCGGCAGCGACCGTCGGCTCGTCGGGTTATTCAGCATGTTCCGAGCCGGCACGCCGCAGATTTTCCTCGATATCGATCGCAGCAAATGCCAATTGCTCGGCGTCAATGTCAACGAAGTGTTCAACACGCTCGAAGTGTACATGGGGGGCTATTTCATCAATTTGTTCAATGCGTTCGGCCGCACCTGGCAAGTGAACATGATGGCCGAATCGCGGTTCCGCAATCGCGCCTCCGATTTGCAGCAACTGCAGGTCCGCAACGCGGCCGGCCAGATGGTTCCGCTGGGAACGCTGGTGAAATCGGAAAGCGTCGGCGGGCCCGTGATGGTTATCCGCTACAACATGTATCCCTCGGCCCCCGTGGTCGGCAATCCCGCGCCGGGCACCAGTTCCGGCGACGTGGTGCGGATCATCGAAAACAAAGGCGATCAAGCCGGCATCGTATCGGAGTGGACCGAGATCATGTATTTACAGTTGCAAGAAGGGAGTGGGGCAATTGTCGTGTTCCTCGTCGGCTCGGCACTGGTGTTTTTCGTGTTGGCCGCGAAATACGAAAGCTGGAAATTGCCGATGGCGGTGATTCTCGTCGTGCCGATGTGTTTGCTTTGCTCGGTCGAGGGAATGATGCTGGTCGCGCTGCCGGTCGATATTTTCGTGCAGATCGGCTTTCTGGTGTTGGTGGGTCTGGCGGCGAAGAATGCGATTTTGATCGTTGAATTCGCCGCACAGATGGCGGCCGAGGGGAAGCCCGTGTTCGAAGCCACCGTCGAGGCGGCCCGATTGCGGCTCCGGCCGATCGTAATGACCTCGCTGGCATTTATCCTAGGCGTGGTGCCGCTGATGATCGGCGAAGGGGCCGGAGCCGAAATGCGCCGCTCGCTGGGCACGGCTGTTTTCGCGGGCATGATCGGCGTTACCGGCTTCGGGATCATTCTCACGCCGATTTTTTTCTACGTGATCCTCCGCCGCAGCCCACCCAAGCCGGCCGCTGCCGATCACACGAAACCGGCCGGGAAATAG